The window TTGGCTGAGCTTGTCTAGAATGGGGTGCAGCGGGATGTTGAAATGAAGAATGTTGTCAGACCAGTTGAACATCTCGGCCGGCAAGGTGGCACCCGGCGGCGCATGGAATAGGATGCCGAAGGCCTCGCCAAAGAAGAGGGCCCCGAAGATGGTCGCCCACATCCCGCCCCAGATGAAGGCGACGAGCAGGTTTTTCCAGAAATCCCACGGGCGATCCTTCCACCGACGCAGCAGCCAGATACCGTAGACCATCCAAAGAAGCCCGTACCCGGCGTCGCCGACCATGATGCCAAACATCACAGGGAACGCGAGGGAGAACACCAGGGTCGGATCGATTTCGTGGTAGCTCGGGGTGCCAAACATGTTAACGAGCATCTCGAACGGCTTCACCGGCTTGGGGTTCTTCAGAAGGACGGGCGGTTCGGGGTCCGCCCCCTCGGGGTCCGAACCCTTGTGTTTCCCCTCTGACTCGAGTTGGGAAACGAAGAGCTCCGGGAGCCTCTCGAGCTGCGCCTTCATCGCCGGGAAAGTCTCCTCAGGTACCCAGCCCTCCACGATGAACGTGTGCTCCGTGACGGCGAAGCGCAGGGGCGCCTCCGCCTTCTCCACCTCGATTTCGAGATGAATCTTCGCGCTCGCTAGGAAGGTCGCGTAGCGTTCACGGAGCGTGCTCAGTCGCTCGTCGATTTCGCCCAGGCGCTTCTCCCATTTCTCCTTCTCGGCGAGGCTTTCCGCCAAAGCGTCTCGGGGATGTCCCCGGCCCTCGGGGATGGGAACGTTCGTGAATCCCTGTTGGCCCAGGAAGTCCCGCATGGCGGAGGCACCGCTCTTCGCCACGAAGACGACCAGGAATCCCGGCACCGCGAAGCTTTCGAACTCGGAGTTCGGAACCGCCTGGTCCAGGCCCGGGATTTCCCGGGGCACCTTCCCGGCGAGGACCTCCAGATTCTCGTAGCCGCGGTAGTCCTCGAAGCTCAGCGGCAGCTGCGCGAACGGGGTGGTCTCCTCGACCTTGCGGGCCAGGTCCTGGAGGAGCGCCTGGACCTTCTTCCGCGTGGCATCCTCCTCGGAGATATTCAATTCCAGCGCGAGGATCTTCTGCCGGATGTCCCCTTCGACGGGTTCGAGAGGCGACGTGCCCTTCGGCTCCTCAATCTGGAGCACGTTCGCGATGGAACGGAGCTTGACGAGGATTTCGGATGCGGCCGTGGCTTGCGGTAGCGGCTTCCCGATCTCCAGGTCCTCCTGCCCGGCCACGTGGTCGACGATGTGGAGCAGCTTGAGATCGTAGAGCGTGGACACGACCGGCTCCAAGGCCTCGCGTGGCCCCACAATCAAAGCCCGGGCCATGGGGGCGGGTCTAAGCATTTACCGCACCCTGGAACTTCTCAATCAGACGATCGACCGCACGCTCGATGCTCGCCTCGGCCTGCCTCCGGAGTGCATCGGCGTCCTTGCGGCCCGCGGCGAGGGTCCGCTCTCGTTCGGTGGCCGCGGCGGCCTCCCCCTGCCTCAGGACCTCTTCTTGCTTCCGCTCCGCGTCCTTGCGATACGTTTCCCGCAGCTCAAAGCCCTTCCGGCGGGCCTCGCGGAGGATCCTCTCTTTCTCTTCCAGGGCGGCCGCCTTTTCGCGGCGAATCTCCTCTTCCGCCTCCTTGATTCTATGGAGAGTTTCCTCCTTCTGCATGGAGACCGAGCCGCCGTAAACCCGGGCTCTTTATAAGCGTTTGGTAGGTGTGCAGACGAGCGTCGTGCGGCGGTGGCCGAGGCGCCCGGGATCGGTCCCGCGGAGCCATTTTTATTGACCGGGATTTATGGAACTTCCCGCTCCCACGCGCGGGATGCGGAGGTTGAGGGTACGCTCACGATGGCAACCGCCTCGCCGAATGGTCGTTGAGGAATGCCGAAATCCGGAAGCCCTTCGCGCGCCAGGGGAGAGCGCATCGGCCGCTCAGCACAAGGTTTAAGTCCAATCCTTCTTTGTCGCAAATCGCCCGGGTGGCGCTCCAGAGGCAAACCGGGACCTGAGGGTCGTGGGATGAGGACCTTTGTACTCGCCGTAGCGGTAGTGATGCTGGCGGTCTCCTTCTCCACGCTCCCAGCGTCCGCTGCCTCGGCGCCCCCGAAGCCGGCCGCGGGACCCGTGGTTCCCGAGCTATCGATCCAGGTCATGGGCGAGTCGTCGGGAACCAAGTTCGTGTTCTCGCCTTCGGTGATCCTGATTCCCCAAGTGCCGATCCTCCTCAACATCACGTTCTACAACAACCAGTCCGCGGGTTCCGGAGTCCAGCATACGTTCACGATCGACGACGGCAAGGGGAACCACCTCATCAGTTCCGGCTACGTGAACCCGCAGACGAACGTCTCGCTTCAGTTCCGGATCAACTCCCTCACGAACGTCACCTTCAGCAACCGCACCGTCACCAACGTGAGCTTCACCCCCGGGACTCCACCGTCGGGCACGGACAACGGGACCATCCAGTGGTACTGCATCCCCCACGTGACCCTGGGTATGAAGGGCGTGATCATGCTCGCGGGCGTCCAGCCCACCGCGGGTCCCGAGCAGAACGGGGTTTTCCTGAGGGCCTACTGGATTGGGCTGATCGGGATCGCCGCGATGCTCGCCTGGATCGGCATAAGCTACTTCCTGATCAAGGGCTCAACTCCACGTTTCCGAGATAACCGAGAGCACGTGAGGAAGGGCCTTCCGTGACCACGCTGATTCGGAGTGACGCGCCCCGGCGGAGCGCCATGGCCGCGATCGCGATCGGTGGCCTCGTGATCGGCGGCCTCTGGTTCAGCGCCCTCGCGATCTTCCTGGCGCTGCAGGCGGCGAGTGGCGTCTACCCGAACGACGTGAACGTGTACACCGCGCTCTTCCTCGGCATGGTCTTCGTGTGCGCCACGGTGGCGGTGGACATCTATCGCCGAGAGTTCATGCCCGACGAGCTCATCCATAAGATCCGGCGGCCGAAGATCGTGCCGCCCCGGACGTTCCGGTGAGGTGGTCCATGAGCTGGGAGGAGGAGGACAAGGAGCGCCGGTGGACGCGGCGGGAATGGGTCAAGCTCAGCATGACCCTCGGGACGTTCGGCGCCCTCGGCGGGCTTGGCGGCCTCTTGAGCGGCCAGCTGCTCCCACCGCCCATCCAGCTCAGCGGGGAGGTCCGCGAGGGGCTCTACTACACCAAGTTCCCCACGCCCCAGTGGTGGAACAGCAGGGACGGCACGCCGGTCAAGGTCTCGGATTTCCAGGAGTGGCAGGGCGCGACGGCGGTCTGGCGCGGCCTCTACCAGAACAACCAGCTGTTGCCGGGCACGGGGTTCCCCTGCATCGTGATCCGTGTTCCCTACGGGGCGCCGGAGTTCACGTTCCCGAGTCAGGCGACCCTCACCGCGAGCGGCATCGCGCCGCCTCCTGCGGGGTTCGAGTACTACTACAAGGACGACGCGTCGAAGACCCAGATGGTCGTCTTCTACGATCGCTGTGTCCACCTCTGTTGCTACCCGGGCTGGCACGTGGTGACGAACCCGCCGCCGGACCGAGCCTACGCGACGTACGGGGCGAACCCGCCCACGTACGAGGTGTATCACCAGGACCCGATCTACTGCATCTGCCACGGGTCCCAGTACGACCCGCTCCTCCTCACGGTCAACTTCAACCCGCACAGCAACGTGAACTACATCGGCGCGACGCGCGTCCACGGTCCCGCGCCGCGGGCCCTCGTCGTTATCCCCGTGAAGAGCTCGGGCGGCGCCCTCGTCGGAGGGATGCCGAACCCGAACTGGTACGTGTACTGCTGAGGTGAACGCATGGCATCCGGAGCGTCGGGATCGCTGCGGGAGGACGGCGGGCGCACGGTCTTCGGATGGCTCAAGACGCGCTTCCCGAGCGTGCCTTGGGCGGACCTCACGCGCAAGGCGCTCGAGACCGACCAGCGGCAGCTGCCGCGGAGCCACGCGGAGAAGTACGAGCTCAAGACGATCTGGTACTGGTACCCGCTCTACTGCCTGGGCGGCATCTCCTTCGTCGCCTTCATCATCCTCACGCTCACCGGGATCATCCTGGGGTTCTTCTACGTCCCCAACGGCGCGTACGTGTACGCCGCGAACGGCACGCTCACGAACGCCGCGTACGACTCGATGCAGCGGATCATGACCCAGGTGCCCTTCGGCTACATCGTCCGCGGGCTCCACCACTGGTCCGCGCACGTGATGATCGCCGCGGTCTTCCTCCACATGTGCCGTGTGTACTTCACGGGCGCCTACAAGAAGCCGCGGGAGCTGAACTGGATCATCGGCGTGATCCTGCTCCTGCTCACGATCCTCTTCGGGTACTCGGGCTACCTGCTGCCCGCGAACGACCTCAGCGAGGGCGCCGCGAACATCGGGATCGAGATGACGCGGGCGTCGCCCCTCATCGGCGACCAACTCGCCACCCTGTTATGGGGGAGCACGAGCACGCTGTCGGGATACTACATCCTGCGTTGGTACTGGATCCACGTCTTCATTCTGCCGTTCGTCGGCGTGGGCCTCATGGTGGTCCACATGGCGCTCGTCTGGATCCAGGGCGTCGCGGAGCCGCACTGAGGTGAGCCATGGAGATCGAGAAGGTCAAGGAGAAGGTGATGGAGGGCCGACCGGGCTTCACCCGCCAGTACGGACCCGACCGCTCCGACCATCAGCCCGGGATCCCCTTCTTCCCCCAGGAGATCACGCGGGACGTGGTCGTCTCCTTCCTCCTCATCGCGATCCTCTTCTTCCTGACCGCCGCGATCGTGCCCACCCTAGGCCCGCCGCGGGCGGAGAACCTGTCCGAGCTGATCGTCCCCGACTGGTACCTCCTGTTCTCCTGGGGCCTCCTGAAGATCGGGGACGTCTTCCCGAGCTTCATCCTCGGCGCGGGCACGCCGCTGGAGACCCAGTTCAACGCCGCGTTCTGGGGCGACATCCTGAGCGGGCTCCCCGTGATCTTCCTGATCGTCCTCCCGTTCCTGGACCGGGGGCGCGAGGCGCGGCCGGCCAAGACGCCGTTCATGTCCGCGCTGGGCATCTCCTTCCTCCTGGTCTGGACGTTCTGCGCCTCCCTGTACGCGATCCGGGAAGTGATCGCGCAGCGGTGGCAGAGCCCGAACGGAGCCACCCTGTTCCCGGACGACTCCCTCAAGTGGATGTTCATCATCCCGCCCGTTCTCAGCTTCTTCGCCACGTACATCGCCCTTCGACGCCTGGGGTTCCGGCCCATGCGGCGCTGGCTCGTCCCCGCCGTGGTCCTGCCATTCCTCATCGTCGGGGCGCAGTCCCTTCTGATCCTGTTCATGCCGGGCTGGCTCGGGGCCGCCGTCCAGCCGTACTGGATCCAGCTCGCGATCGGCCTTCTGATCCTGTGCGTCGCCACGGGCGCGACCGCGCTCGCGGTCCTCCTGCTCCCTGAGTCGAGCGCCCGCCGCGTCGTCCACTGGGTGGGCGCCCTCTTCCTCCTGGCGTTCGTGGGCTACCTCGTCGCGATGTACTATACGAACTTCCTGGGGTACATGTGGGTCGCGACCGTGCTCGACCCGAACTTCAACACGCTGATCCTGCTCCCGGGATTTGCGCTGGTCACCGCCTGGTTCGGATTGCGTCGGCCCTACAGCTCCTACGAATACCTGCTCAACGAGTGCTACCAGTGCGGCAAGTGCCACACCGTGTGCCCCGTGACCAAGGTCGAGGACGACGCGCTGGGCGGGCTCAACCTGGTCTACAACACGTTCAAGAAGCAGCACGACGGCGTACCTTTATGGACCTGTCTCGCGTGTGATGCGTGCAGCGCGGTGTGTCCCTTGGACATCAAGTACAGCGACTACATCTTGGAGGAGCGGGCCAAGGCGCATACCCGGGTCGCCGCGGACGGAGGCGACGCGAAATGATGACCTCGGAGGAGACGGAGGTCGGGCCCGGGCGGACGATTCCCCACCCGATCCTGTTCCGCGTCCTGGACAGCGAGGCCGAGGACACGACCGTCCCCGAGATCAAGGTCGAGCACAAGTCCGAGTTCGCGTACTATCCCGGATGCGTGGACTACTACGACATGGAGATGCAGTTCTCCCACGTGAACTACGGAGACACGAACCACGGG is drawn from Thermoplasmata archaeon and contains these coding sequences:
- a CDS encoding 4Fe-4S dicluster domain-containing protein, which produces MEIEKVKEKVMEGRPGFTRQYGPDRSDHQPGIPFFPQEITRDVVVSFLLIAILFFLTAAIVPTLGPPRAENLSELIVPDWYLLFSWGLLKIGDVFPSFILGAGTPLETQFNAAFWGDILSGLPVIFLIVLPFLDRGREARPAKTPFMSALGISFLLVWTFCASLYAIREVIAQRWQSPNGATLFPDDSLKWMFIIPPVLSFFATYIALRRLGFRPMRRWLVPAVVLPFLIVGAQSLLILFMPGWLGAAVQPYWIQLAIGLLILCVATGATALAVLLLPESSARRVVHWVGALFLLAFVGYLVAMYYTNFLGYMWVATVLDPNFNTLILLPGFALVTAWFGLRRPYSSYEYLLNECYQCGKCHTVCPVTKVEDDALGGLNLVYNTFKKQHDGVPLWTCLACDACSAVCPLDIKYSDYILEERAKAHTRVAADGGDAK
- a CDS encoding V-type ATP synthase subunit I, producing MEPVVSTLYDLKLLHIVDHVAGQEDLEIGKPLPQATAASEILVKLRSIANVLQIEEPKGTSPLEPVEGDIRQKILALELNISEEDATRKKVQALLQDLARKVEETTPFAQLPLSFEDYRGYENLEVLAGKVPREIPGLDQAVPNSEFESFAVPGFLVVFVAKSGASAMRDFLGQQGFTNVPIPEGRGHPRDALAESLAEKEKWEKRLGEIDERLSTLRERYATFLASAKIHLEIEVEKAEAPLRFAVTEHTFIVEGWVPEETFPAMKAQLERLPELFVSQLESEGKHKGSDPEGADPEPPVLLKNPKPVKPFEMLVNMFGTPSYHEIDPTLVFSLAFPVMFGIMVGDAGYGLLWMVYGIWLLRRWKDRPWDFWKNLLVAFIWGGMWATIFGALFFGEAFGILFHAPPGATLPAEMFNWSDNILHFNIPLHPILDKLSQVPDFLIMSVSVAFLHLGVGFIIGIFDDIRHSVKHAVGKAAWFLILFGLYVAIIVRASRWPGTWGYLIWHGPLGWFPRDGIVMGTMGFTTANPIPTLALGMLAVGFVLMVATEGGLHAMEIFGLLANVISYARLAGIGVAEEAVIVSLNVIILGGLVIGGSVPAIIAGIALMAACNLMMFLLSTISGTIQSVRLNYVEFFLKFYKGTGTLFRPFGERTKSEV
- a CDS encoding cytochrome b N-terminal domain-containing protein, translating into MASGASGSLREDGGRTVFGWLKTRFPSVPWADLTRKALETDQRQLPRSHAEKYELKTIWYWYPLYCLGGISFVAFIILTLTGIILGFFYVPNGAYVYAANGTLTNAAYDSMQRIMTQVPFGYIVRGLHHWSAHVMIAAVFLHMCRVYFTGAYKKPRELNWIIGVILLLLTILFGYSGYLLPANDLSEGAANIGIEMTRASPLIGDQLATLLWGSTSTLSGYYILRWYWIHVFILPFVGVGLMVVHMALVWIQGVAEPH